GATCGTCGAGGCCGGTGCGAACGCCGGCGGTCCGGCCGCGAGGAGACTTGGCTTCCTCTTGCAGACTGCGGGCGCTCGCGCTGAGGACCTCGAGCCGCTCAAGCGGCTTGGGGCTCCCCGATATGTGCCGCTCGATCCCAATGGACCCCGGGAAGGTCCGCTCGACGCCACCTGGCGCCTCAAGCTCAACGCCTCGCTCGACGGGGCCTTGGCCCGCTGACCGCTCGTCCGGTTTGCGATATGTGTGTCGGCTCTCGGGAGCCGCCATGATTCGTCGCATCGCCGTCGTGTTCGCCGCCGTGTCCCTCGCTGCTTGCAGCGGCGGCACCAAGGGCAGCTCCGGGAGCACCGCCAGCTCCACCGCGTCGAGCACCACGGCCACCATCACCACCGCGTCGTCGGGCACCAGCGGCTCGGCGTCGACGGGCACCAGCGGCTCGACGACCGGCAGCACCAGCGGCTCGACCGCCAGCGCGAGCTCGGGATCGTCAGGCGCTTCGACGAGCGGCTCCGGAAGCTCGGGCTCGACGGGCGAGGGCGGCCCGGTGATCACCTCGGTGACCGTCGAAGGCGCGGCCGCGGCCGAAGTGCGCCAGGGCGCCACCGCGAACGCGCACATCCACGGCATCAACCTCGACAACGCCACCGCCGTTCAGCTCGGCACCACCGCGCTCACGCCGAGCAGCGACACGGCCACGGAGATCGTCGCGCCGGTGACCGCGCCGCACGGCGCCACGCTGGGCGCGCTCGACCTGACCGTCACCACGCCCAACGGCAGCACGGTGGACACGGGCGCCATCACCTTCACGCCCATCGTCGTCTCGCCGAGCGGCGACGACACCGCGCCCGGCGTCCCGAGCGCGCCGTACAAGACGATCACCCAGGCGCTCACCGTTGCCCAGAGCGGCGACACCGTGCAGCTCATGGCGGGCACCTTCGGCTCCTCGGCCGAGGCGTTCCCGAGCGGGTCCACGCCCGCGAGCTACACCTGCAACGTGAAGGACGGCGTGACCCTCGCCGGCGTCGCCACCGACGCAGGCAACCCGCTCATCCTCGACGAGGTCGACGGCGGCAGCGCCACCGCGAGCCCCATCGTGCCCTGCGGCAGCATGAGCCTCTCCGACGTGGACGTGCAGGGCTTCGGCTACGGCGCGGTGGTCATCCACGGCTCGATGGACATCTCCAACATGCACCAGAGCGGCGCGGCCCAGGACGGCCTCTACGCCTCCGGCGTGAACGCGCTGCTCTCCATCGCCACCAACTCCGGCGCCGCGCAGCACTCGTCGTTCCTCAACAACGGCGCGTCGGGCCTGCACGTGCTCTCGCAGGCCACGCTGACCGCCGGCGGC
The Deltaproteobacteria bacterium DNA segment above includes these coding regions:
- a CDS encoding right-handed parallel beta-helix repeat-containing protein, with product MIRRIAVVFAAVSLAACSGGTKGSSGSTASSTASSTTATITTASSGTSGSASTGTSGSTTGSTSGSTASASSGSSGASTSGSGSSGSTGEGGPVITSVTVEGAAAAEVRQGATANAHIHGINLDNATAVQLGTTALTPSSDTATEIVAPVTAPHGATLGALDLTVTTPNGSTVDTGAITFTPIVVSPSGDDTAPGVPSAPYKTITQALTVAQSGDTVQLMAGTFGSSAEAFPSGSTPASYTCNVKDGVTLAGVATDAGNPLILDEVDGGSATASPIVPCGSMSLSDVDVQGFGYGAVVIHGSMDISNMHQSGAAQDGLYASGVNALLSIATNSGAAQHSSFLNNGASGLHVLSQATLTAGGFDATGNAQEGVRVEGGSSSSVRFARLDQNVAAGAYFSGNVLVNMGPSVEANGNGQGVVFFNVTRTSAMDGVTIEGNTGDGLAVLGNSGGVNVTNSFVDTNLAGLHIDTDGGAVSVGTTNFVVNTRGVLVRGNPTSVNLNATGSGSNTVRGNQVNLDVDVTASALVSMRGVVFDGTDGGAFPDASPSGGETWGWTYPPGDAGIQYISSTGLSLAPLEWDPDAGEGPFNYLLWDGGGSIQF